In the genome of Polaribacter sp. MED152, one region contains:
- a CDS encoding DUF6638 family protein, with the protein MQKLKDANLFRNELIPISGKLVERYNKCLVKLGFTATKLNSFSIDGVGWSPEIAEEKEQVFYLNNGEANSHAIIITPLQKGLPIYNPFHSYDAELMKLVFKTYSKKIQNITRDSALYLDFDQNIDVFYEPLDVLNYKEITIHFHLIDDLKKAKEEQLKLIETFNQDYNFIDENLHQQLISSAKKYGDLRERDINLEPIVYTSDSFFTRAFGGVYLLRNFIKPILIFENKEAYKEAINDTTYDVLMFHIEQPELMNQLKDHVIIECDLEAEVGTKRYERIKKFIFGEALKETQHPVDDILKDKTLFKSYLNKIDLKTRKKVMSAERYLDKKKVNNNLKISDFVDEQLYFALHKPHSSLRAQHQDLIWKLLVNIAQKDVLFWYWYDKENFYENFKTWQESKKDWVIETIRNNF; encoded by the coding sequence ATGCAAAAGCTAAAAGACGCCAATTTATTTAGAAACGAACTAATTCCCATAAGTGGAAAATTAGTAGAACGTTACAATAAATGTTTAGTAAAATTGGGCTTTACTGCAACCAAACTAAACTCTTTTTCTATAGATGGTGTTGGTTGGAGTCCTGAAATTGCAGAAGAAAAAGAACAAGTATTTTATTTAAATAATGGAGAAGCAAATTCTCACGCAATTATTATAACACCTTTGCAAAAAGGCTTGCCAATTTACAATCCTTTTCATTCTTATGATGCAGAATTAATGAAGTTGGTTTTTAAAACCTATTCAAAAAAGATTCAAAATATTACTAGAGATTCTGCTTTGTATTTAGATTTTGATCAGAATATAGACGTTTTTTACGAACCTTTAGATGTACTAAATTATAAAGAAATTACTATTCATTTTCATTTAATAGATGATTTAAAAAAGGCAAAAGAAGAGCAGTTAAAATTGATAGAAACATTTAATCAAGATTATAACTTTATTGATGAAAATTTACATCAGCAATTAATTTCATCAGCAAAAAAATATGGAGATTTACGTGAGAGAGATATTAATTTAGAACCTATTGTGTATACTTCAGATTCTTTTTTTACTAGAGCATTTGGAGGTGTTTATTTGTTAAGAAATTTTATAAAACCTATTCTAATTTTTGAAAACAAAGAAGCTTATAAAGAGGCAATAAATGATACAACCTACGATGTTTTAATGTTCCATATTGAACAGCCAGAACTAATGAATCAGCTTAAAGATCATGTAATTATTGAGTGCGATTTAGAGGCAGAAGTTGGTACTAAAAGATATGAAAGAATTAAGAAGTTTATTTTTGGAGAAGCTTTAAAAGAAACACAACATCCTGTAGATGATATCTTAAAAGATAAAACCTTATTTAAAAGTTATTTAAATAAAATAGATTTAAAAACGCGCAAGAAAGTTATGAGTGCAGAGCGTTATTTAGATAAAAAGAAAGTAAATAACAATCTTAAAATTTCAGATTTTGTAGATGAGCAATTGTACTTTGCTTTGCACAAACCACACTCTTCTTTGAGGGCACAGCATCAAGATTTAATTTGGAAGTTATTGGTAAACATAGCTCAAAAAGATGTTTTGTTTTGGTATTGGTATGATAAAGAGAATTTTTACGAGAATTTTAAAACTTGGCAAGAATCTAAAAAAGATTGGGTAATTGAAACAATTCGTAACAATTTTTAG
- a CDS encoding AAA family ATPase gives MEHNSTFPIKQNELDVLRDEATGYIKSIQWEQGNKAKSREKDAKDDSILLYLSRANNGSNVEVTSISKTILALKKRLLPDSIAIPVHLNQTLFTLQEGLTLGIWIKDAYYDASGLSSLNERKSVLDTSGKRAYESKLQTATAFQLFATSYKILHDLKPLASDDLSVMKQKFAGIPEVSFMSPLKGIACSLFYFDKYLGHPEIIRSDKDVVDFTVVYFEALIDEIQLRKSSLEYTETITDRTYKLENSDFAVSGWENVFAGTAKSVEFNKIQFEQIVGNKDAKHFARRLTERMLSYDFEAQKNPFQELGGFMPVFMGYGIPGTGKSMLIAAIATRLKEHCDNLDIPFLFHPMPDTLISTFQGGSAEKMVEWMKPMQDPTKIIFAPIDDAENNLQERTAQGVSAGVKEVIGVFLRYTEGAYAVNYGNSSVGLFTNLPEMLDKAVISRIQGRFKIDGARTEHDFLDQDYIWWKNFEKTIPDFVNMQNPKSYQFLKDQGLTKSMGEILNAIEKPSEARVLEAYDIASKKFNTNEHEFFSSLYKEIQKIFPFFSSRDVRNIQSAISLRLTDFDLEQDWFENPEVYFKKDYQTKFNMLQELMKANMKGLDFSEIRRQEVVRYLDNVATIADTDFKRKVDARVNQLNIDLEARKSFDNGN, from the coding sequence ATGGAACACAACTCAACCTTTCCAATAAAACAAAATGAATTAGATGTACTTCGTGATGAAGCTACTGGTTATATTAAATCCATTCAATGGGAGCAAGGTAATAAAGCAAAAAGTAGAGAAAAAGATGCCAAAGACGATTCTATTTTGCTGTATTTATCTAGAGCCAATAATGGTAGCAATGTAGAAGTTACTTCAATTTCTAAAACGATTTTAGCATTAAAAAAGCGCTTGTTACCAGATTCAATTGCAATTCCTGTGCATTTAAATCAAACGTTATTCACTCTACAAGAGGGTTTAACTTTGGGTATTTGGATTAAAGACGCTTACTATGATGCCTCTGGTTTATCATCTTTAAATGAGCGTAAGTCAGTGTTAGATACATCAGGGAAGAGAGCATATGAAAGCAAATTACAAACGGCTACAGCTTTTCAATTATTTGCAACATCGTATAAAATTTTGCACGATTTAAAACCTTTAGCTTCAGATGATTTATCTGTAATGAAGCAAAAGTTTGCAGGTATTCCTGAGGTTTCATTCATGTCTCCTTTAAAAGGTATTGCGTGTTCTTTATTTTATTTTGATAAGTATTTGGGTCATCCAGAAATTATAAGGTCAGACAAAGATGTTGTCGATTTTACAGTGGTTTATTTTGAAGCTTTAATTGATGAAATTCAGTTACGTAAAAGTAGTTTGGAATACACAGAAACAATTACAGATAGAACTTACAAACTAGAAAATTCTGATTTTGCAGTTTCAGGCTGGGAAAACGTTTTTGCAGGCACTGCTAAAAGTGTCGAATTCAATAAAATTCAGTTTGAGCAGATTGTAGGTAATAAAGATGCCAAGCATTTTGCAAGAAGGTTAACAGAAAGAATGCTGAGTTATGATTTTGAAGCACAAAAAAATCCGTTTCAAGAATTAGGTGGTTTTATGCCAGTTTTTATGGGTTATGGAATTCCAGGAACAGGTAAATCGATGTTAATTGCAGCCATTGCCACTCGTTTAAAAGAGCATTGTGATAATTTAGACATTCCGTTTTTGTTTCACCCAATGCCAGATACGTTAATCTCTACTTTTCAAGGAGGTTCTGCAGAAAAAATGGTAGAATGGATGAAGCCAATGCAAGACCCAACAAAAATTATTTTTGCACCAATTGATGATGCAGAGAATAATTTACAAGAAAGAACTGCACAAGGTGTTTCTGCTGGTGTAAAAGAAGTTATTGGAGTTTTCTTAAGATATACAGAAGGTGCTTATGCTGTAAATTACGGTAATTCCTCTGTAGGTTTATTCACCAATTTACCAGAAATGTTAGATAAGGCTGTAATTTCTAGAATTCAAGGTAGATTTAAGATTGATGGTGCAAGAACTGAGCACGATTTTCTAGATCAAGATTACATTTGGTGGAAGAATTTTGAAAAAACAATTCCAGATTTTGTGAACATGCAAAATCCTAAGAGTTACCAGTTTTTAAAAGATCAAGGGTTAACGAAAAGCATGGGCGAAATTCTTAATGCAATCGAAAAACCATCAGAAGCAAGAGTTTTAGAAGCCTATGATATAGCAAGCAAGAAATTTAATACCAATGAACATGAATTCTTTTCTAGTTTGTATAAAGAAATTCAGAAAATATTTCCATTCTTTTCATCTAGAGATGTTAGAAACATTCAGTCTGCTATTTCGTTACGATTAACAGATTTTGATTTAGAACAAGATTGGTTTGAAAATCCTGAAGTTTATTTCAAAAAAGATTACCAAACCAAATTTAATATGTTGCAAGAATTAATGAAAGCCAATATGAAAGGATTGGATTTTTCAGAAATTAGAAGGCAAGAAGTTGTTCGTTATTTAGATAATGTTGCCACTATTGCAGATACTGATTTTAAACGAAAAGTAGATGCAAGAGTAAACCAATTAAATATAGATTTAGAAGCGAGAAAAAGTTTTGATAATGGAAACTAA
- a CDS encoding SDR family oxidoreductase, with protein MNLKDKVAIITGASSGIGEATALKLAKEGAKVVLTARSEDKLKELAQKIENENGTALVVTADVTKSDEFKNVVEKAKSEFGTVNILVNNAGLMPLSYIEKFKTEEWNTMVDVNIKGVLNGVQAVLPTLIDNKGGHIINISSTAAYKYFPGGAVYCATKAAVQMFSEGLRKEISAKHGINVTSIEPGAVDTALFETITDEDIKEELKDMKKMTTLQAEDIANAIFYAVNQPSRANINNIHILPSEQQ; from the coding sequence ATGAATTTAAAAGATAAAGTAGCCATTATTACAGGCGCATCAAGTGGAATTGGAGAAGCAACTGCATTAAAACTAGCCAAAGAAGGCGCAAAAGTTGTTTTAACTGCAAGAAGTGAAGACAAATTAAAAGAGCTAGCTCAGAAAATTGAAAATGAAAATGGAACAGCTTTGGTAGTAACTGCTGACGTTACTAAAAGTGACGAGTTTAAAAATGTTGTGGAAAAAGCGAAAAGCGAATTTGGAACTGTAAATATTCTTGTGAACAATGCTGGTTTAATGCCTTTGTCTTACATCGAAAAATTTAAAACAGAAGAATGGAATACTATGGTTGATGTAAATATTAAGGGAGTTCTAAATGGTGTGCAAGCTGTTTTACCTACTTTAATTGATAACAAAGGTGGGCATATAATTAACATATCATCTACTGCAGCCTACAAATACTTTCCTGGAGGTGCTGTGTATTGTGCAACCAAAGCAGCTGTGCAAATGTTTTCTGAAGGATTAAGGAAAGAAATCTCGGCAAAACATGGTATTAATGTAACCTCAATAGAACCTGGTGCTGTAGATACTGCATTGTTTGAAACCATTACAGACGAAGACATTAAAGAAGAACTTAAAGACATGAAGAAAATGACAACATTGCAAGCAGAAGACATTGCAAATGCTATTTTCTATGCTGTAAACCAACCAAGTAGAGCTAATATTAATAACATTCACATTTTACCTAGTGAACAACAATAA
- a CDS encoding FMN-dependent NADH-azoreductase, with protein sequence MKILNINSSSNKTSSTSSMFAEKVVKQLVSGNKGSSVVTRHTTYSDLPFIDEVILGALFPQGERTEDQNKALAISNELVQEVQEADVLVIGAPIYNFSVPASLKAYFDLIARAGLTFKYGDKGPVGLLENKKAYIVISSGGTEVGSEIDFAGKYIEHFLGFLGITDVEFVKLDQLMFSSEAKLESANKQIATLA encoded by the coding sequence ATGAAAATTTTAAATATAAACTCAAGTAGCAACAAAACTTCATCAACATCTTCAATGTTTGCAGAGAAGGTAGTTAAGCAATTAGTATCTGGAAACAAAGGTTCTTCTGTAGTTACAAGACATACTACTTATTCAGATTTGCCATTTATAGATGAGGTTATCTTAGGAGCATTATTTCCACAAGGAGAAAGAACAGAAGATCAAAATAAAGCTTTAGCAATTTCGAATGAGTTAGTGCAGGAAGTACAAGAGGCAGACGTTCTTGTTATAGGCGCACCAATTTATAATTTCTCTGTACCTGCATCTTTAAAAGCATATTTCGATTTAATTGCAAGAGCAGGATTAACCTTTAAATACGGTGATAAAGGACCTGTGGGACTTTTAGAAAACAAAAAAGCTTATATCGTAATTTCAAGTGGAGGAACAGAAGTGGGAAGTGAAATTGATTTTGCAGGAAAATACATTGAGCATTTTTTAGGGTTTTTAGGTATCACAGATGTGGAATTTGTAAAACTAGATCAATTGATGTTTAGCAGTGAAGCCAAATTAGAAAGTGCAAACAAACAAATAGCAACATTAGCTTAA
- a CDS encoding NAD-dependent succinate-semialdehyde dehydrogenase produces MTKEKTITTTNPATGEQLETYNYITDSEMNTTIENCHKAFSEWKLESLKNRASVIAAIGKKLTEHKDELAKLMTKEMGKPLSQSNDEVDLCAGICKYTAENGPDSLKEEERELSKGGKGIVTYSPIGIVYGIQPWNYPSYQVIRYAIVNLMAGNGVLLKHASNVTGTGVLLEKIFVEAGLPENLFKTLLITHDQSDEVIKHKAVRGVTLTGSSGAGRKVGQKATAELKKVVLELGSNDAYIVLEDADLELAVEKCVRGRIYNNGETCIAAKRFVVVDAVYDEFKEAFVKAMKDVKVGNPMDDTCDMGPMAREDLRETLHKQVEESVQKGAEILCGGKIKEGKGYYYPVTVLGNVKPGQPAYDDELFGPVASLIKAKDTEDAMRIANDSRFGLGGGIFTKDTDKAKRLAQDHFDTGMIFINSFGIADPAMPFGGVKDSGFGREHGGFGIKEFVNVKALNFSE; encoded by the coding sequence ATGACTAAAGAAAAAACAATAACAACAACAAATCCTGCAACAGGAGAACAACTAGAAACCTATAATTATATTACTGATTCTGAAATGAATACCACAATTGAAAATTGCCATAAAGCATTTTCTGAGTGGAAATTAGAATCTTTAAAAAATAGGGCATCTGTAATAGCTGCAATTGGTAAAAAACTAACAGAACATAAAGATGAATTGGCTAAATTAATGACGAAAGAAATGGGGAAACCATTATCTCAAAGTAATGATGAAGTAGATTTATGTGCAGGTATTTGCAAGTATACAGCCGAAAACGGACCTGATTCTTTAAAAGAAGAAGAAAGAGAATTATCTAAAGGTGGTAAAGGTATTGTAACGTATTCTCCAATTGGAATTGTTTACGGAATTCAACCTTGGAACTACCCTTCTTATCAAGTAATTAGATATGCAATAGTAAATTTAATGGCAGGTAATGGAGTGTTACTAAAACATGCTTCTAACGTTACAGGTACAGGAGTATTACTAGAAAAAATCTTTGTAGAGGCTGGTTTACCGGAAAATTTATTTAAAACATTATTAATTACTCATGATCAATCAGATGAAGTTATTAAACATAAAGCTGTTAGAGGGGTAACTTTAACTGGTAGTTCTGGTGCAGGTAGAAAAGTTGGGCAAAAAGCAACTGCAGAATTAAAGAAAGTTGTTTTAGAACTTGGTAGTAATGATGCTTATATAGTTTTAGAAGATGCAGATTTAGAGCTTGCTGTAGAAAAATGTGTTAGAGGTAGAATTTACAATAATGGAGAAACCTGCATTGCTGCAAAACGTTTTGTTGTTGTAGATGCAGTTTATGACGAATTTAAAGAAGCATTTGTTAAGGCTATGAAAGACGTAAAAGTAGGTAACCCAATGGATGATACTTGTGATATGGGACCAATGGCTAGAGAAGATTTAAGAGAAACTTTACACAAACAAGTAGAAGAAAGTGTACAAAAAGGTGCTGAGATTTTATGCGGAGGAAAAATAAAAGAAGGCAAAGGTTATTACTATCCTGTTACAGTTTTAGGTAATGTAAAGCCAGGTCAGCCTGCATATGATGATGAGCTTTTTGGACCTGTTGCTTCTTTAATAAAAGCAAAAGATACAGAAGATGCTATGAGAATTGCTAATGATAGTAGATTTGGATTAGGTGGAGGAATCTTTACAAAAGATACTGATAAAGCAAAAAGATTGGCTCAAGATCATTTTGATACTGGAATGATTTTCATCAATTCATTCGGAATTGCAGACCCTGCAATGCCATTTGGAGGAGTTAAAGATTCAGGTTTTGGAAGAGAACATGGAGGATTTGGAATCAAAGAATTTGTAAATGTAAAAGCATTAAACTTTAGTGAATAA
- a CDS encoding NADPH-dependent FMN reductase yields MKKRILAFAGSTSSTSINKKLATFAAENLSKTEFDVADLRDYTMPIYSEDEENENGFPSNAEKFSSLLDKYDGFILSLAEHNGSYAAAFKNIFDWSSRINVKVFRNKPLLLMATSPGARGGQSVLQDGMSKFPHLGAESIVSFSLPSFGDNFKEGKIIDEDLLKQLQTAVKNFEESLS; encoded by the coding sequence ATGAAAAAAAGAATATTAGCATTTGCAGGTAGTACAAGTTCTACCTCAATAAATAAAAAATTGGCAACTTTTGCAGCAGAAAATTTATCAAAAACAGAATTTGATGTGGCAGATTTAAGAGACTATACTATGCCAATCTATAGTGAAGATGAAGAAAATGAGAATGGTTTTCCTAGCAATGCAGAAAAGTTTTCTAGTTTGTTAGATAAGTATGATGGTTTTATTCTTTCGTTAGCAGAACATAATGGTTCTTATGCTGCAGCCTTTAAAAATATTTTTGACTGGAGCTCTAGAATTAATGTAAAAGTATTTAGAAACAAACCGCTTTTATTGATGGCAACATCTCCAGGAGCTAGAGGAGGTCAATCAGTTTTACAAGATGGTATGAGTAAGTTTCCTCATTTAGGGGCAGAAAGTATTGTGTCTTTTTCTTTACCAAGTTTTGGAGATAACTTTAAAGAAGGTAAAATCATTGACGAAGATTTATTAAAACAATTGCAGACTGCAGTTAAGAACTTTGAAGAATCGTTAAGCTAA
- a CDS encoding MarR family winged helix-turn-helix transcriptional regulator encodes MGDISKDIKSAFKSNKLKALINIKYTSNWLNSQENEFFKPYGISPQQYNILRILRGAKAKMKVQIVKDRMIERAPNATRLMDKLCDKNLIERERCDSDRRVVYVKITQQGLALLTTIDENKNLSFLDKLSDEEAETLSNLLDKIR; translated from the coding sequence ATGGGAGATATTTCTAAAGACATAAAATCTGCATTTAAAAGCAACAAATTAAAGGCACTGATCAACATAAAATATACCTCTAATTGGTTAAATAGTCAAGAAAATGAGTTTTTTAAACCTTATGGAATTTCTCCTCAGCAATATAATATTTTGCGAATTTTAAGAGGAGCAAAGGCAAAAATGAAGGTGCAGATTGTAAAAGACAGAATGATAGAAAGAGCACCTAATGCAACTCGTTTAATGGACAAGTTGTGTGATAAAAATTTGATTGAAAGAGAAAGGTGTGATAGTGATAGAAGAGTGGTTTATGTAAAAATTACGCAACAAGGTTTAGCACTTTTAACAACAATAGATGAGAACAAAAATTTATCCTTTTTAGATAAATTATCAGATGAAGAAGCAGAAACGCTTAGCAATCTGTTAGATAAAATACGATGA
- a CDS encoding pirin family protein, producing the protein MKKTVHKANTRGFANHGWLKSHHTFSFSSYQNPERMNFGMLRVLNDDVVQPKMGFGTHPHKNMEIISIPISGALSHKDSMNNQRSIEVGEVQVMSAGTGLTHSEFNDSKTEETNFLQLWIIPEKQEVEPYYNQKFFDIQERNNRFQVLVSPRDKQIEGSLPINQQGYIYMIDMDENYTTEYGLKNGAYFFLIDGEVEVADEKLASRDAVGIEGVDKVKLTASKASKLLVIDVPMN; encoded by the coding sequence ATGAAAAAAACAGTTCACAAAGCAAACACAAGAGGATTTGCCAATCATGGTTGGTTAAAATCACATCATACATTTAGTTTCTCAAGTTATCAAAATCCAGAAAGAATGAATTTTGGAATGCTTAGGGTTTTAAATGATGATGTTGTGCAACCTAAAATGGGTTTTGGTACACATCCTCATAAAAATATGGAGATTATTTCTATACCAATTTCAGGAGCTTTATCTCATAAAGATAGTATGAACAATCAACGTTCTATAGAAGTAGGTGAAGTACAGGTAATGAGTGCAGGAACTGGTTTAACACATTCAGAATTTAACGACAGTAAAACCGAAGAAACTAATTTTCTTCAATTATGGATAATTCCAGAAAAGCAGGAAGTAGAACCATATTACAATCAAAAGTTTTTTGATATTCAAGAACGTAATAACCGTTTTCAAGTTTTAGTTTCACCTAGAGATAAACAAATAGAAGGTTCTTTACCAATTAATCAGCAAGGATATATTTACATGATTGATATGGATGAAAATTATACAACAGAATACGGTTTAAAAAACGGTGCATATTTCTTTTTGATTGATGGTGAAGTTGAGGTAGCAGATGAAAAATTAGCAAGCAGAGATGCTGTTGGAATAGAGGGTGTAGATAAAGTAAAACTAACTGCTTCTAAAGCTAGTAAATTATTAGTTATAGATGTTCCTATGAATTAA
- a CDS encoding pirin family protein codes for MKNYKSIQLKVESPLVNMGPIKLRQPLPTNGLENVDPFLLLHHYGPYAISEFNNPFDLGPHPHRGFEPITLLFKGEQLHRDSLGNEMVVKAGGVQWTTAGRGIIHAEAPTKEFVKKGGDLEGIQLWLNLPAKDKMIPPNYQHLEDYQIPKVFSKDGKIKLNIIAGKQADKYGSIKTQTSVNVFTANADIDGEIEIELPENHQSLIYLLDGEVLINNSDLLKKGNEQMVVFNTDGNLVSIKANDKSNLLVLSGEPIKEKVTQYGPYVMNTQTEILEAMRDFQQGKMGYLY; via the coding sequence ATGAAAAATTATAAAAGCATCCAACTAAAAGTAGAGAGTCCTTTAGTTAATATGGGGCCAATAAAATTACGTCAACCTTTACCAACTAATGGTTTAGAAAATGTTGATCCTTTTTTGTTGTTGCATCATTATGGACCTTATGCAATATCGGAATTCAATAATCCATTCGATTTAGGTCCTCATCCTCATAGAGGTTTTGAGCCGATAACTTTATTGTTTAAAGGAGAACAATTGCATAGAGATTCTTTAGGAAATGAAATGGTTGTAAAAGCAGGTGGTGTACAATGGACAACAGCTGGTAGAGGGATAATTCATGCTGAAGCACCTACCAAAGAATTTGTAAAAAAGGGTGGGGATTTAGAAGGAATTCAGTTATGGTTAAACCTACCAGCAAAAGATAAAATGATTCCACCAAATTATCAGCACCTAGAAGATTATCAAATTCCAAAAGTGTTTTCTAAGGATGGTAAAATAAAATTAAACATTATTGCTGGTAAGCAAGCAGATAAATATGGTTCTATAAAAACGCAAACATCAGTAAATGTTTTTACAGCAAATGCAGATATAGATGGTGAAATTGAAATTGAATTGCCAGAGAATCATCAATCTTTAATTTACCTTTTAGATGGTGAGGTTTTAATAAATAATTCAGACCTCTTGAAAAAAGGAAACGAACAAATGGTAGTCTTTAATACAGATGGTAATTTGGTTTCAATTAAGGCAAATGACAAGAGTAATTTGTTAGTTCTATCAGGAGAACCAATAAAAGAAAAAGTAACACAATATGGCCCTTACGTAATGAATACGCAAACCGAAATTTTAGAGGCAATGCGTGACTTTCAGCAAGGTAAAATGGGCTATTTATATTAA
- a CDS encoding NUDIX domain-containing protein, which yields METKSKITNVSKTVKSDNWGKLEDLNFDYHFNNGTSKRLSFEMYGKSDGIAVLLYNPKTDKVVLSKQFRAPVYNHGIQNGFLIEVVGGAIDENESPEKAAIRETEEEVGYKIKSVQKVSTVFLSPGIVNEKVHLFIGEYSENDNHKNGGGVSAEDEEIEILEVDFLEAFKMIETQEIIDARTIMLLQYVQLNKMMR from the coding sequence ATGGAAACTAAATCGAAAATAACTAACGTATCAAAAACAGTAAAATCTGACAATTGGGGAAAATTAGAAGATTTAAATTTTGACTATCATTTTAATAATGGCACTTCAAAAAGATTGTCTTTTGAAATGTATGGAAAAAGTGATGGTATTGCTGTTTTGTTATACAACCCTAAAACGGATAAAGTGGTTTTATCAAAACAATTTAGAGCTCCAGTTTATAATCATGGCATTCAAAACGGATTTTTAATAGAGGTTGTTGGAGGTGCCATAGATGAGAATGAATCACCAGAAAAAGCCGCAATTCGTGAAACAGAAGAAGAGGTTGGTTATAAAATTAAAAGTGTACAAAAAGTAAGTACAGTTTTTTTATCACCAGGTATTGTAAACGAAAAAGTGCATTTATTTATTGGAGAATATTCAGAGAATGATAACCATAAAAATGGAGGAGGAGTTTCTGCAGAAGATGAGGAAATAGAAATCTTAGAGGTAGATTTTTTAGAAGCTTTTAAAATGATAGAAACACAAGAAATTATTGATGCAAGAACAATTATGTTATTGCAATATGTGCAATTAAATAAGATGATGAGGTAA
- a CDS encoding OsmC family protein has translation MKQESKVTLSEKKYFAEAKMRNHFAVIDEPIKAGGGDTGPTPVEYLLTAIGGCVSITLRMYAERKGWDLGKIDVVVSQKEELTKEGIKKSLMEEISFEKEVTQEQRARLLEIAGKCPVAKMVKGSTNIDTQIN, from the coding sequence ATGAAACAAGAATCTAAAGTAACCTTATCAGAAAAGAAATATTTTGCCGAAGCTAAAATGAGAAATCATTTCGCTGTTATTGACGAACCAATAAAAGCTGGTGGAGGAGATACAGGACCAACCCCTGTAGAATATTTATTAACGGCAATAGGTGGCTGTGTATCTATCACTTTAAGAATGTATGCAGAAAGAAAAGGCTGGGATTTAGGTAAAATAGATGTAGTAGTTTCTCAAAAAGAAGAGCTTACCAAAGAAGGAATCAAAAAATCTTTAATGGAAGAAATTAGCTTTGAGAAAGAGGTTACACAAGAACAAAGAGCGAGGTTATTAGAAATTGCAGGTAAATGTCCTGTAGCAAAAATGGTAAAAGGTTCAACGAATATTGACACTCAAATAAACTAG
- a CDS encoding DoxX family protein, protein MKTTKIIYYVATGLLTLLMLFSVSQYFFNHEVIAEAFTNFGYPTYIIYPYGVIKLLGLIAIWFINSKAIKEWAYSGFFFAFILAFFAHFMIGDGEQMGALVATILLLTSYFSWKKIKA, encoded by the coding sequence ATGAAAACCACAAAAATTATTTATTACGTTGCTACAGGTTTACTTACGCTACTTATGCTTTTCTCAGTAAGTCAATACTTTTTTAATCATGAAGTAATTGCAGAAGCATTCACCAACTTTGGGTATCCTACTTACATCATTTATCCTTATGGAGTGATTAAGCTTTTAGGTTTAATTGCAATTTGGTTTATTAATTCTAAAGCTATTAAAGAATGGGCTTATTCTGGCTTTTTCTTCGCATTTATACTTGCATTTTTTGCACATTTTATGATTGGTGATGGTGAACAAATGGGAGCACTTGTAGCCACTATACTTTTATTAACTTCTTACTTCAGTTGGAAAAAAATCAAGGCCTAA
- a CDS encoding glutaredoxin domain-containing protein — protein MKIVLYGRQGHSYTVAFKNFLNSTDEKYVYKDVAKDEEAREHSKELYGGVVKYPTLFVDDNVYLTPTTEEFNKIMQDLKLRA, from the coding sequence ATGAAGATAGTATTGTATGGTAGACAGGGACATTCCTACACAGTAGCGTTTAAAAATTTCTTAAACTCTACAGACGAAAAGTATGTGTATAAAGATGTAGCCAAAGATGAAGAGGCAAGAGAACATAGCAAGGAGTTGTATGGTGGAGTAGTAAAATATCCAACATTATTTGTTGATGACAACGTGTATTTAACTCCAACAACAGAAGAATTCAATAAGATTATGCAAGATCTAAAATTACGAGCTTAA